The following are encoded together in the Paraburkholderia dioscoreae genome:
- a CDS encoding HdeD family acid-resistance protein: protein MDELFGRAWWMLILRGTVALLFGVLALFWPGLTLLLLITLFSAYAIASGIVAIVGAIRYRATHGGWWVPLLLGICSIGAGMIAALVPGITTLVLVAIIGANAIITGVFDLIAATRLHRRLRNAWMLVLSGVLSVLFGIFVLLFPGAGALALVWLIGVYALFTGALLFVLGITARAWRRDGLTGEPHAPLHP, encoded by the coding sequence ATGGATGAACTGTTTGGACGCGCTTGGTGGATGCTCATTCTGCGTGGCACGGTAGCGCTACTGTTTGGCGTTCTGGCGTTATTCTGGCCCGGCCTCACTCTGCTACTTCTTATCACCCTCTTTAGCGCCTACGCAATCGCCAGCGGCATTGTCGCGATTGTCGGGGCCATCCGCTACCGCGCGACGCACGGCGGCTGGTGGGTGCCCTTGCTGCTCGGCATCTGCAGCATCGGCGCCGGTATGATCGCCGCGTTAGTGCCGGGCATTACCACGCTCGTGCTGGTCGCCATCATCGGAGCAAACGCGATTATCACCGGCGTATTCGATCTGATCGCAGCAACGCGGCTGCACAGGCGCCTGCGCAATGCGTGGATGCTGGTGCTAAGCGGAGTGCTGTCCGTGCTGTTCGGCATCTTCGTGCTGCTCTTTCCGGGCGCCGGCGCACTAGCGCTCGTCTGGCTGATCGGCGTGTATGCGCTGTTCACGGGCGCGCTGCTGTTCGTACTCGGCATCACTGCGCGTGCCTGGCGCCGTGACGGCCTGACCGGCGAGCCACACGCGCCATTGCATCCGTAA
- a CDS encoding Hsp20/alpha crystallin family protein, translated as MLLDLDKWNPFRFLRSHPAQKNASGQTGAPRINQESARQNGQQTGGTQTGNGAPIAAAAAPVLAPASWPLPDPIHLFAELIRDPFGGRGPLGSWFGDFSASEFQPRIDVTDEGDALRIVVELPGMTRDDVELEVIEDMLIISGDKRFESTSEEQGCYRVERSFGHFQRAVPLPAGIDLDRAEARFENGMLTLRVPKAAGEPAAKRRIEIK; from the coding sequence ATGCTTCTGGATCTCGACAAATGGAATCCGTTCCGGTTTTTACGCTCGCACCCCGCGCAAAAAAACGCATCGGGCCAGACCGGTGCGCCGCGCATCAATCAGGAGAGCGCCCGGCAAAATGGGCAACAGACGGGCGGCACGCAAACGGGTAACGGGGCACCGATTGCAGCGGCTGCTGCGCCGGTACTCGCGCCTGCCAGCTGGCCGCTGCCTGATCCGATTCATCTGTTCGCCGAATTGATCCGCGATCCGTTCGGCGGGCGTGGACCGCTCGGGAGCTGGTTCGGCGACTTCAGCGCGAGCGAGTTTCAACCGCGGATTGACGTCACCGACGAAGGCGACGCACTGCGTATTGTCGTTGAATTGCCGGGCATGACCCGCGACGACGTCGAACTCGAAGTGATTGAAGACATGCTGATCATCAGCGGCGACAAGCGTTTCGAATCGACGAGCGAAGAACAGGGATGCTATCGGGTCGAGCGGTCGTTTGGACACTTTCAGCGCGCGGTCCCGCTGCCCGCGGGCATCGATCTCGATCGGGCAGAGGCCAGATTTGAAAACGGCATGCTGACGCTGCGCGTCCCCAAAGCGGCCGGAGAACCGGCAGCGAAGCGGCGCATCGAGATCAAATAA
- a CDS encoding ATP-dependent Clp protease ATP-binding subunit yields the protein MAECSVCGKPATSQITITENGQRRQLMLCDEHYMEFMARNQRRLSPLESLFHGGLFESLFDDMWPQTEGGRGSRSHIGRAPGQSAGADQGTGAGSGQMGDSADGHPGGRTRRHRRAREAVDLQTYLSQSGLDRLQAAAQAAVEYGKNEVDTEHLLLALADNNVVQEILREFKLDPEEIRKTIDQTAPRGTRKEPGDNEQIGVSPRAKSTLENALKSSLELGHSYVGPEHILIGLVEEEDGFAGELLRKLGLSPQSLRQKAVKVVGKGAEDGKMEDRSTTPTLDKYARDLSALARQGKLDPVIGRDKEIETTIEVLARRRKNNPVLIGEPGVGKTAIVEGLAQRIAQDQVPEVLRGKRVVELNINSVVAGAKYRGEFEERVKQVLDEIIENQDRLVVFIDELHTIVGAGQGGGEGGLDIGNVFKPALARGELHLVGATTLNEYQKYIEKDSALERRFQPVMVPEPSVEETIEILRGLRDRLEAHHKVKISEEAIAAAAKLSDRYIAARFLPDKAIDLLDQAAARVRISSNSRPQPLHDIEASIRRIKQEQDAASAAKQFDKAKELEERLVAEQKRLRESTETWKKDRGTSSQEVTAEDIAQIVSSLTGVPVSELTAEDREKLLRLEDRLKERVVGQDEAVSAVAKAVRLSRAGLTEAGKPTASFLFLGPTGVGKTELAKALAASVFGDENALVRIDMSEYSERHTVARLVGAPPGYVGYEEGGQLTERVRRRPYCVVLLDEIEKAHSEVHNLLLQLFDEGRLTDGKGRLVDFTNTIIIATSNVGSQLIQDNMKADSKQLDYPELRDRLMEILRHHFRPEFLNRVDEVVVFHALGKEQIRTIVDLQLARVRRTALAQGIELSFDDALRDHLAQIGYDPEFGARMLKRKIRLEVESQLADALLGGDVRDGDKVMMTYDSGTHSVRVLKGPTPTEAPSEASKEAPAHA from the coding sequence ATGGCCGAGTGCAGTGTTTGTGGAAAGCCCGCAACCTCGCAGATCACGATCACCGAAAACGGCCAACGCCGTCAGCTGATGCTATGCGATGAGCACTACATGGAGTTCATGGCGCGCAATCAACGCCGCCTGTCGCCGCTGGAGTCCCTCTTTCACGGCGGACTTTTCGAAAGTCTGTTCGACGACATGTGGCCACAGACGGAAGGCGGCCGCGGTAGCCGGTCACACATCGGACGCGCGCCCGGACAATCCGCCGGCGCGGATCAGGGTACAGGCGCCGGTAGCGGGCAAATGGGCGATTCAGCGGACGGACACCCAGGTGGCCGCACACGCCGACATCGCCGGGCGCGTGAAGCGGTGGACCTGCAGACGTATCTGAGCCAGAGCGGTCTGGACCGCCTGCAGGCCGCGGCGCAAGCGGCGGTCGAATATGGCAAGAACGAAGTCGATACGGAACACCTGTTGCTAGCGCTTGCCGATAACAATGTGGTGCAGGAAATCCTGCGTGAATTCAAGCTTGATCCCGAAGAGATCAGGAAAACCATCGACCAGACCGCGCCACGCGGCACCCGCAAGGAACCGGGCGACAACGAACAGATCGGCGTGTCGCCACGTGCCAAGAGTACGCTGGAAAATGCGTTGAAGTCGTCGCTGGAACTAGGTCACAGCTATGTCGGACCAGAGCACATTCTGATTGGGCTCGTCGAGGAAGAAGACGGCTTTGCCGGTGAATTGCTGCGCAAGCTCGGGCTGTCGCCGCAATCGCTGCGGCAAAAAGCAGTCAAGGTAGTCGGCAAGGGTGCCGAAGACGGCAAGATGGAAGACCGCTCCACCACGCCCACGCTCGACAAGTACGCGCGCGATCTCAGCGCGCTTGCGCGTCAAGGGAAGCTCGATCCGGTGATCGGCCGTGACAAGGAAATCGAAACCACCATTGAAGTGCTCGCACGGCGCCGCAAGAACAATCCGGTGCTAATTGGCGAACCCGGTGTGGGCAAGACTGCTATCGTCGAAGGCCTCGCGCAACGCATTGCTCAGGACCAGGTGCCGGAAGTGCTGCGCGGCAAGCGCGTGGTCGAACTGAATATCAATAGCGTCGTGGCGGGTGCGAAGTATCGTGGCGAATTCGAGGAACGCGTCAAGCAGGTGCTGGATGAGATCATCGAGAACCAGGACCGTCTGGTGGTGTTTATCGACGAACTGCATACGATTGTCGGCGCCGGCCAGGGCGGCGGCGAAGGCGGCCTCGATATCGGCAATGTCTTCAAGCCGGCGCTCGCTCGCGGTGAGCTGCACCTCGTGGGTGCGACCACGTTGAACGAATACCAGAAGTACATTGAAAAGGACTCGGCATTGGAGCGGCGCTTTCAGCCCGTGATGGTGCCTGAGCCTAGCGTCGAGGAAACGATCGAGATTCTGCGTGGCCTGCGTGACCGGCTTGAGGCGCATCACAAGGTGAAAATCAGTGAAGAGGCGATCGCTGCTGCGGCAAAGCTCTCGGACCGCTACATCGCCGCGCGCTTTTTGCCCGATAAGGCAATCGATTTGCTCGATCAGGCCGCCGCCCGCGTGCGCATTTCATCCAATTCGCGTCCGCAGCCATTGCACGATATCGAGGCGAGCATCCGCCGCATCAAGCAGGAACAGGACGCGGCCAGCGCTGCAAAGCAGTTCGATAAAGCCAAGGAACTGGAAGAACGGCTCGTCGCGGAACAAAAACGCCTGCGTGAATCCACTGAAACGTGGAAGAAGGACCGCGGCACCAGCTCGCAGGAAGTGACGGCGGAAGACATTGCGCAGATCGTTTCGTCGCTCACGGGCGTACCGGTATCTGAACTGACTGCCGAGGACCGCGAAAAGCTGTTGCGACTGGAAGACCGCCTGAAGGAGCGCGTGGTCGGCCAGGATGAAGCCGTCTCCGCGGTCGCCAAAGCGGTGCGGCTTTCGCGCGCCGGTTTGACGGAGGCCGGCAAGCCGACCGCGAGTTTCCTCTTTCTTGGACCTACGGGTGTGGGGAAAACCGAACTCGCGAAGGCGCTTGCCGCTTCGGTGTTCGGCGACGAGAACGCGCTGGTACGCATTGACATGAGCGAGTATTCCGAGCGTCATACGGTGGCACGGCTGGTTGGCGCGCCACCCGGATATGTCGGCTACGAGGAAGGCGGGCAACTCACCGAGCGCGTGCGGCGCAGGCCATATTGCGTGGTGCTGCTCGACGAAATCGAAAAGGCGCACTCGGAGGTGCACAACCTCCTGCTGCAACTGTTCGACGAAGGGCGGCTCACCGACGGCAAGGGACGTCTGGTCGATTTCACCAACACGATCATCATCGCGACCAGCAACGTCGGCTCACAGCTGATCCAGGACAACATGAAGGCTGACTCGAAGCAACTCGATTATCCTGAGCTGCGGGACCGGTTGATGGAGATCCTGCGACATCATTTCAGGCCGGAGTTTCTCAATCGCGTCGACGAGGTGGTCGTGTTTCATGCGCTCGGCAAGGAGCAGATTCGCACCATCGTCGATCTGCAACTTGCGCGCGTACGGCGTACGGCGCTGGCCCAGGGCATCGAGCTGTCGTTCGACGATGCGTTGCGCGATCACCTTGCGCAGATCGGCTATGACCCCGAGTTCGGCGCGCGAATGCTCAAACGCAAGATCCGTCTTGAAGTGGAATCGCAACTCGCCGATGCCCTGTTGGGAGGCGACGTGCGCGACGGCGACAAGGTCATGATGACCTACGACTCCGGTACGCACTCCGTGCGTGTGCTGAAAGGACCAACGCCCACAGAAGCGCCCAGCGAGGCGTCTAAGGAGGCGCCGGCGCATGCGTGA
- a CDS encoding UBP-type zinc finger domain-containing protein produces the protein MTPGCTHLGEARILHTPIDYCEDCVKLGQPWVHLRLCLSCGHVGCCDSSPNRHASKHFHATGHPLVRSLEPGETWIWCYRDEIVAGELES, from the coding sequence ATGACCCCTGGTTGCACACACCTGGGCGAGGCCCGCATTCTCCACACGCCCATCGACTATTGCGAGGACTGCGTGAAGCTTGGCCAGCCGTGGGTACATTTGAGGCTTTGTCTTTCGTGCGGACACGTCGGCTGTTGCGATTCGTCGCCCAACCGGCATGCAAGCAAGCATTTTCATGCGACCGGCCATCCGCTGGTGCGTTCACTCGAACCCGGCGAAACGTGGATCTGGTGCTACCGCGACGAGATCGTCGCAGGTGAACTTGAATCCTGA
- a CDS encoding NAD(P)/FAD-dependent oxidoreductase → MRSANGYAIRDFLHRCDIPFEWIELGSDKEAEELAHVQHLSDSRLPVCVFHDGTRLECPTVRQITEKLGWFASPSREAYDLAIYGAGPAGLSAAVYGASEGLHTVLVERLALGGQAGSSSKIENYLGFPQGVSGAELAERARAQAIKFGAEILLARAGVRAEFLPGQGIVYLEDGTRITARTSICATGVAYRTLGLAGEERFLGAGLYYGAGASEAALIHGEDVYVVGGGNSAGQATMHFSQSANRVYMLVRDASLKNTLSQYLVDRITSAPNIEVRTCTEVSALAGSDVLQEITLTDVRTGRQRTVRTSWLFVCIGGVPQTEWAREVGIVRDEGGYLVTGPDLQEYRANLKWPLERAPLHLETCVPGVFAAGDVRHASIKRVASAVGEGAMAVALVHRYLNSA, encoded by the coding sequence ATGCGCAGCGCAAATGGCTACGCGATACGCGACTTCCTGCATCGCTGCGACATACCGTTCGAATGGATCGAGCTGGGCAGCGATAAAGAAGCGGAGGAACTGGCGCACGTGCAGCATCTTTCCGATTCGCGCTTGCCGGTCTGCGTCTTCCACGACGGAACGCGGCTCGAATGTCCCACCGTCCGGCAAATCACAGAGAAGCTCGGCTGGTTTGCGAGTCCATCCCGTGAGGCCTACGATCTGGCGATTTACGGCGCAGGACCGGCGGGATTGAGCGCGGCGGTGTACGGTGCATCGGAGGGGCTGCACACCGTACTGGTGGAGCGTTTGGCACTGGGCGGCCAGGCAGGGAGCAGTTCGAAGATCGAGAACTATCTGGGCTTTCCACAGGGCGTGAGCGGCGCGGAGCTCGCTGAACGGGCGCGCGCCCAGGCCATCAAGTTCGGCGCCGAAATCCTGCTGGCTCGCGCCGGCGTACGCGCGGAATTTCTGCCCGGCCAGGGCATCGTGTATCTGGAAGACGGCACACGTATCACGGCGCGCACATCTATCTGCGCGACCGGCGTAGCATATCGCACGCTAGGCCTGGCAGGTGAAGAGCGCTTTCTCGGCGCGGGCCTTTACTACGGCGCCGGCGCGAGCGAGGCCGCGCTGATCCATGGCGAAGACGTATATGTGGTGGGCGGCGGCAATTCGGCGGGACAGGCCACCATGCATTTTTCGCAGTCCGCCAACCGCGTCTATATGCTTGTGCGTGACGCATCGCTTAAGAACACGTTGTCCCAATACCTGGTGGACCGCATCACGTCGGCGCCGAACATCGAAGTACGCACGTGCACCGAAGTTTCCGCGCTCGCAGGCAGTGACGTGTTGCAGGAGATCACGCTGACCGATGTGCGCACCGGCCGGCAACGCACGGTAAGGACGAGTTGGCTATTCGTCTGCATTGGCGGCGTACCGCAGACCGAATGGGCGCGCGAAGTTGGCATTGTCCGCGATGAAGGCGGCTATCTCGTGACCGGTCCCGACCTGCAGGAATATCGGGCGAACCTGAAATGGCCGCTCGAACGCGCGCCGCTGCATCTGGAAACCTGTGTGCCTGGCGTATTCGCCGCGGGCGACGTCCGCCACGCGTCGATCAAACGCGTGGCGTCGGCAGTCGGCGAGGGTGCAATGGCTGTGGCGCTGGTGCATCGCTATCTGAATAGCGCTTGA
- a CDS encoding DUF6566 family protein: protein MQTHVFEHRGYEIVVQPEQNAYGAWQAKVSVRHADGTVAEFRPDTVQPEWLAQEEAVRDGIEWGMRFVDHKLEESHDPT, encoded by the coding sequence ATGCAAACGCACGTGTTTGAACATCGAGGCTACGAGATCGTGGTACAGCCGGAGCAGAACGCATACGGCGCGTGGCAGGCGAAAGTGAGTGTGCGCCATGCCGATGGCACCGTGGCCGAATTCCGTCCGGATACGGTTCAGCCGGAATGGCTTGCGCAGGAGGAGGCGGTGCGGGACGGCATCGAATGGGGCATGCGTTTTGTCGATCACAAGCTGGAAGAGTCGCACGACCCGACGTGA
- a CDS encoding phosphate-starvation-inducible PsiE family protein gives METKKSWLRKDLDALRLQWDMLTFYERFEQLVAHVLSVVISIIILVSLWQLIRAVISLLVSDALNPLDHAVYQTIFGMVMTLLIAMEFKHSITRVMARRDHIVQVKTVLLVALLAIARKFIILDPASAPAQIAALAFALVALGSVYWLMRQRDDPVDGTAAVQAERDRVAHAQRQQAVRPGEGGQRDN, from the coding sequence ATGGAAACAAAGAAAAGCTGGCTGCGCAAGGATCTCGATGCGTTGCGTCTGCAGTGGGACATGCTCACCTTTTATGAACGATTCGAGCAGCTTGTCGCGCATGTGCTGAGCGTCGTGATTTCTATCATCATCCTCGTGTCGCTCTGGCAGTTGATTCGCGCGGTGATTTCATTGCTGGTTTCGGACGCGCTGAACCCGCTGGATCACGCGGTATATCAGACCATCTTCGGCATGGTCATGACGCTGCTCATCGCTATGGAGTTCAAGCATTCGATTACGCGCGTGATGGCGCGGCGCGATCACATCGTGCAGGTCAAAACGGTGCTTCTGGTTGCGCTGCTGGCTATCGCCCGCAAATTCATCATTCTCGATCCGGCCAGTGCGCCCGCCCAGATCGCGGCGCTTGCGTTTGCGCTGGTGGCGCTGGGGAGCGTCTACTGGCTGATGCGGCAGCGTGATGACCCGGTCGACGGGACGGCCGCCGTGCAAGCGGAGCGCGATCGCGTGGCGCACGCGCAGCGACAGCAAGCCGTACGGCCCGGTGAGGGCGGGCAGCGCGACAATTGA
- a CDS encoding Tn3 family transposase, with product MFCYGGNLGQSQTARSVKGLTRKEVAWLNLKHVPEERLDKANVKVINAYNRFALPKYWGSGKRASADGTKCSPVRAEPAVRVSRALRWIQRDRLLSRIRHVHRAVQSLHPCGVHEAVYNVDGLILNGADIKPGTIHGERRRKAVRSSVCRTWWEST from the coding sequence CTGTTCTGCTACGGCGGCAACCTCGGTCAGAGCCAGACGGCGCGCTCGGTGAAAGGGCTCACTCGCAAAGAGGTCGCCTGGCTGAACCTGAAACACGTCCCGGAGGAGCGACTCGACAAGGCGAACGTGAAGGTGATCAACGCGTACAACCGGTTCGCGTTGCCAAAATACTGGGGCAGCGGGAAGCGCGCGTCGGCCGACGGCACCAAGTGCAGTCCTGTACGAGCAGAACCTGCTGTCCGAGTATCACGTGCGCTACGGTGGATACAGCGGGATCGGCTGCTATCACGTATCCGACATGTACATCGCGCTGTTCAGTCACTTCACCCGTGCGGCGTCCACGAAGCCGTCTACAACGTCGATGGGCTGATCCTGAACGGCGCCGACATCAAGCCCGGTACGATCCACGGCGAACGCCGGCGCAAAGCGGTCCGGTCTTCGGTCTGTCGTACGTGGTGGGAGTCAACCTGA
- a CDS encoding carboxypeptidase regulatory-like domain-containing protein, translating into MKAQSNKRMAVAAALAAAFAFGPAGTAFAAQATGAVGGTVTDSGAGNANGGGLPQIQQQGDVSYVSGGVGQDESSALKRARSHWPLSMQFIGPGSDFLADVHVRIVDAHNNEVLQADSLGPFMLVKLRPGRYTVHATYKDRDQTKTVSIASKGSTQAAFYWNVE; encoded by the coding sequence ATGAAAGCACAAAGCAACAAGCGTATGGCTGTCGCCGCGGCCCTCGCGGCTGCGTTCGCGTTCGGCCCCGCCGGCACCGCGTTTGCGGCGCAGGCCACTGGAGCGGTCGGCGGCACCGTCACCGACAGCGGTGCCGGCAACGCAAACGGCGGAGGCTTGCCGCAGATCCAGCAACAGGGCGACGTGTCCTACGTGTCGGGCGGCGTCGGCCAGGACGAATCGTCGGCGCTGAAGCGCGCGCGAAGCCACTGGCCGCTATCGATGCAGTTTATCGGACCGGGATCGGACTTTCTCGCTGATGTCCACGTCCGGATTGTCGACGCACATAACAACGAGGTGCTGCAAGCCGATTCGCTCGGCCCGTTCATGCTGGTCAAGCTGCGTCCCGGCCGCTATACGGTGCACGCGACCTACAAGGACCGTGATCAGACGAAGACCGTCAGCATTGCCAGCAAAGGCAGCACGCAGGCGGCGTTCTACTGGAACGTCGAATAG